From Candidatus Baltobacteraceae bacterium:
GCGCTGTGCTCGGAATCGACCGGTAAGAGCCGGCTGCCGCTGCGCGCGGCGGCGGCCAGCATGACCTCACCCGCCGCAACGATCAGTTCCTTGTTGGCCACCGCGATGTCGGTTCCGCGCTCGATCGCTGCCAGCACCGCGTCGAACGCGACCGCCCCGTCGGTAGCGGCGAGCACCAGGTCGGGACGGCTCTCGACCGCGACGCGAAGCAGCCCTTGCGGACCGTCCGCGGCGCTGGTCGCGATCTCGGGCGTAAAGCGGGCGCACTGTTCGTGCAGCAACCGCAGATTTCGGCCCGCCGCCAAACCGGCGACGGTGAAGCGATCCGGATGCGCCGCGATGACGTCGAGCGCCTGGGTGCCGATCGATCCGGTCGAACCGAGAATCGCGACGCGTTTCGTTCTGTTGGCGTTCGTTCCGTAAGCGCTCATTGCGGCACCGTCAATATGCCGAGAAGATGCAGCATACCAAAGTACGCCATGCCGCCGAAGAGATACGAATCAAAACGATCGAGCACGCCGCCGTGGCCTTGAATGATCGCTCCGGTATCTTTTACGCCCGCATCGCGCTTGAGCGCCGATTCGGCCAGATCGCCGGCCTGGGCCGCAATGCAGGTCGCCGCGCCCAGGGCCAGACCTTGCCACCACAGCAGCTGCAATGGCGGAATCCAGACCGCGGCAGCGGTCGAGATGGCCGAGACGATCGCCAGCGCGCCGAGCGAGCCTTCGACGGTTTTCTTCGGCGAAATTCTGGTCAGTTGATGGCGTCCGATCAGCGAACCGACCGACATCGCGCTGATGTCGGTGAGCGCGATCAACACGATCACGTCGTAGGTCCACCAGATACCCAACTGTGGGATCGAGCGCAGAAAGACGAAGTACGTCATCAGCTTGCCGATGTAGAGCACGGCGAGCACGGTGTAAGCCGTCCGCGCGAAGTACCCTTTCTCTTCGCCGTACATGCCGAGCGAGAAGCTGGCGAAGATGATGGCGGCGAGAAGCGCGCCCTCCCACTTGTGCAGCAGGTCGAACATCGCGAGCACGATATAGGTGACGACGCCCGCGATCGCGACCGGATATTCGAGCGGCTGGCCTTTGATCTCGCAGAGCGCGTTCAGTTCGTAGAGGCACAGCACGCCCAATACGAGTACGAGCGCATCGAACGTCCAGACCCGCCACACCAGCGCCAGGCCGACGACCGCGAGCAGCAGCCCAACGACGATCCGCCGCACGGCGCGCGTTATTCCCCGAAACGCCGCTGGCGAAGGGTGAACTCGCGCACCGCCTGCACGAGATGCTCGCCCGAGAAATCCGGCCAGTAGACCTCACTCATGACAAGCTCGGTGTAGGCTGCCTGATAGAGCAGAAAATTCGAGAGACGCCGCTCGCCGCCGGGACGGATCAACAGATCCGGGTCCGGCACGCCCGCGGTGTAGAGATAGGACGAGATCAGTTCATCGTCGATGCGCGCGGCGTCCAAGGTGCCGTTCGCGACGTCATGCGCGATTGCGCGCACCGCACGTTCGAGTTCGCTACGCGAGCTGTAGTTGACCGCCAGGTTGAGGATCAGCCCGGTGTTGGCGGCGGTCTGCGTTTGCAGATCGTTCAGGGCGTCGCGCGAAAGCCTCGGTAATGCCTGCCAGTCGCCGATGATGCGCACGCGCACGTTGTTGCGCTGCAGCTCCGCCAGTTCGCTCTTGGCAAAGTAGACGCACAGGTCGAATAGGAAGGCGATCTCCTGCGAATCGCGGCGCCAGTTCTCGGTGGAGAATCCGTAGACGGTGACGATCTCGATGCCGAGATCGCTCGCGGCGCGCGTGACGCTGCGCAGCGCCAAGATGCCGCGCCGGTGCCCTTCGAGCGCCGGCAACCCGTGCGCGCGCGCCCAGCGGCGGTTGCCGTCCATGATGATCGCGACGTGACGCGGGACGTCAATTGCAACGGTCATAGGATTCATATCCGCATACCAGGTCGATCTCCCCGTCGCGCTCGGTGGCGCGCAGGACGCGCAACGCTCCGATGCCGAGCCATCCGCCGACCGGTGCGAGCACGGAAAGATGCACGCGCGCCGCGCCGAGGATCGCGCGGGCTTGAACTTCAGGCATCAGTGCGAGATCAAGTGAATCGTTCATCAAGGAGCCGCTAGACTTCCATGATGTCTTTTTCTTTGGTCACGACCAGCGAGTCGATCTCTTTGACGAAGCGGTCGGTGAGTTTCTGCAGCTGCTCCTGCATCCGCTTGTTGTCGTCTTCCGTGATGTCGTGATTCTTGAGCTGGGTCTTCAAATCGTCGTGGGCCTTGTGCCGCACGTTGCGCACCGCGACCTTCCCGTCTTCGGCTTTCTTTTTCACGACCTTGACCAGGTCTTTGCGGCGCTCTTCGTTGAGCGGCGGAATGCTGAGACGAATGGTCGAGCCGTCGACGTTGGGGGTGATGCCGAGGTCGCTCTTCTCGATCGCTTTGCGAATCTCGCCGGTCACGTTCTTGTCGAAGGCGGTGATCACCAGCGTGCGCGAGTCGGGGACGCTGACCGTCGCGACCTGCTTGAGCGGAACGGCCGAACCGTAGGCTTCGACGTGCAAACGGTCGAGCAGCGCCGGAGACGCGCGCCCGGTCCGAATCGACGCGAACTCGGAACGCGTCGCATCGAGGCACTTGGCCATCTTGGATTCGAGGTCTTTGAAGAAATCGGCCATGTTAGTGTCCTGCCACGCTCAGATTCGATTCGCGTTCGACCACCGTCCCGATCGGCTCGCCGAAGATCACGCGACGAATATTGCCGGGAACGGCCATGTCGAACACGACGATCGGAAGGTTGTTGTCCATGCACAGCGCCATCGCAGTCGAATCCATCACGTCCAACCCGCGCTGCAGCACCTCCATATAGTCGAGGCGGGCGAAGCGCGTCGCGGCCGGATCCTTCTTCGGATCGGCGCTGTAGATGCCGTCGACCTTGGTCGCTTTGAGAATCGCGTCGGCGCCGATCTCGACCGCGCGCAACGCCGCCGTCGTGTCGGTGGTAAAGTACGGGTTGCCGGTGCCGGCGGCGAAGATGACCACGCGGCCCTTCTCCAAGTGCCGCATTGCACGACGGCGGATGTACGGCTCGGCGATTTGATGCATCGCGATCGCCGTTTGGACGCGAGAGGGAACGCCCATGCGTTCGAGCGCGTCCTGAAGCGCGAGCGCGTTGATCACGGTCGCGAGCATGCCCATGTAGTCGGCGGTCGCACGATCCATGCCCGCCTCTTCGTGGATCTTGCCGCGCCAAATATTGCCGCCTCCGACGACCACGGCAACCGAAATGCCGGCGCGGCTGACGCCGGCGATCTCATCGGCCATGGCACGCGTCGTGTTGACGTCGACGCCGGTATCGGTTCCGGCGAATGCCTCGCCGGAGATTTTGAGGAGAACGCGTTTGTACTTGGGTCGACTGTCGGTTGAATCCAAGTGAGCTAGTGCCTCAATTTTCTCCGAGTGCGTACTTCGTAAAGCGGCGAACCTTGATTTTCTCGCCGAGCGATCCGACCGCCGCGTTGATCAGATCGTTGACCGAGAGCGAGTCGTCCTTGACGAACGGCTGATCGAGCAGCACGTGCTCCTCGAACCACTTGTTCAGCTTGCCTTCAACGATCTTCTCCGCGACCTCGGGCGGCTTGCCGGCCGGCACAGCCGCGCGAAACTCTTCGCGCACGCGGGCCACGACGTCTTCCGGAACGCTGCCGCGATCGAGATATTGCGGTGACATCGCCGCGATGTGCATCGCGATGTCGCGGCTGAGCTCGGCGAATTTCGGATTGCGCGCGACGAAATCGGTCTCGCTGTTGACCTCAACCAGCACGCCGATCTTGCCCCCGGCATGGATGTAGCTGGTGACGAGCCCTTCGTTCGCGGCACGCTCGGCCTTCTTCTCGGCTTGCGCCGCGCCGCGTTCGAGCAGCAGCGCCTTCGCCTTCGCAAAGTCGCCGTTCGCGTCGATCAGAGCCTTGCGGCAATCGCCGATCGGCGCGCCGGTCTCGGCACGAAGCTTCTTGATGTCGTCGGTTGTGGGTCGGTAGGACATTGAGGTGGACACGGTTCTCCTTACAGCGCGGCTTCGACTTCGGCCATCGTGAGGGGTGCTTCGTCCTCCTGAGCGGTGTAACTCTCGGCGTACGGCTGGGCGTACGCGCTCTCCGCGTCGTAGGCGCTCTCGCTCTCGGTCTTGCCCTCGATGATCGCGTCGGCAATCTTGCTGACCATCAGCTTGACCGCGCGGATCGCGTCGTCGTTCCCCGGGATCGGATAATCGATCTCGTCGGGGTCGCAGTTCGTGTCGATGACCGCGATGATCGGGATCTTCAGCTTGCGCGCTTCGAGAACGGCGATGCGCTCTTTCTTCGGATCGACGATGAAGACCGCGTCCGGCAAGCGGTGCATGTCCTTGATGCCGCCGAGGAAGCGCTCGAGTTTGGCCATCTCGTCTTGCAGCTGTGCGACTTCTTTTTTCGGAAGGCGGTCGAAGTCGCCTTGCATCTTCATGCCTTCGAGTTCGCGCAGACGCGCGATGCGCTTCTGAATGGTCGAGAAGTTCGTCAGCGTACCGCCTAGCCAGCGCTGGTTGATGAAGAACGTTCCGGCGCGCTCGGCTTCTTCGCGCACGACGTCCTGCGCTTGCTTCTTGGTGCCGACGAACAAGATGACTTTCTTCTCGCGCGCCATCTGCTTGACGGCCTCGTAGGTCTCGCGCAGCTTCTGCACGGTGAGCGCGAGATCGATGATGTAGATGCCGTTGCGCTCCTGGAAGATGAACGGTTTCATCTTGGGGTTCCAGCGACGGGTCTGATGCCCGAAGTGGACGCCGGCCTCGAGGAGTTCGCGCATGGTAACGACAGACACAGGATTCTCCTTTGACTGGCCCCGGGCCGCGTGCCGTCATGGCGGTGCGATCCGTGTCATGGAGCCACTTCATCGCCCAGCCTCCTGCCGGGCGTAGTGAACTTACCGTCCTCCAACACCCGGTAGGACAGCCGTCAGAGTATACCACGGCGCGTGAGCGCCGACTAGGGCGAGGGCACAGCGGGTACGCATCGCCCATGGATCTGACGCGAGCGGCCTTCCTCTCGGGCGGCGCGGCGGCGAGCCTGGCCCTCCTGACCCGGTCGGTGCTCGCGCGACCGAACGCCTACGTCTTCTTGCGCCCCGGCGGGTCGGTCATTGCCGGCGACGTCTTCGGGCACGTCGGCTTCGCTTTCGCCACCGCGCCCGAGGAGTACATCGCGGGCGCGATCGAGATGGCTCACCACGACCCCAGCCCCAAGGGCAAGGACTTCTGGCACGCTGCCACCAGGGAGCCGCTGGTTCGCGCCGGCGCCTACGACAACGTCGGGCTGGGCTACCAGACCCGCTACGATCTCTACAAAGCGCTCGAAGGGGGCGGCAACGTCGCAGCTGCGAACCGCGCGATCGCAGCCATCGCCGGATGGCGCTTTGCCGCCCCGGGTCACGATTGTCTCGATGCGGTGCGCGCGGTGCTGACCGCCTATGGGCTGCGCTTCAACGGCGAGGAGATGCGGACCGTCAATCCCGACGCATTCTTCCGGATGCTGCCGGCGCGCCCGGGCGAGCTGAACTATCCCTGGCCGGGCAGTGTGATCGACGTCTCGATCTATTCCGAATACGGACGCCATGGCTTGCGCGACGATATCGT
This genomic window contains:
- a CDS encoding phosphatidate cytidylyltransferase; its protein translation is MRRIVVGLLLAVVGLALVWRVWTFDALVLVLGVLCLYELNALCEIKGQPLEYPVAIAGVVTYIVLAMFDLLHKWEGALLAAIIFASFSLGMYGEEKGYFARTAYTVLAVLYIGKLMTYFVFLRSIPQLGIWWTYDVIVLIALTDISAMSVGSLIGRHQLTRISPKKTVEGSLGALAIVSAISTAAAVWIPPLQLLWWQGLALGAATCIAAQAGDLAESALKRDAGVKDTGAIIQGHGGVLDRFDSYLFGGMAYFGMLHLLGILTVPQ
- the uppS gene encoding polyprenyl diphosphate synthase → MTVAIDVPRHVAIIMDGNRRWARAHGLPALEGHRRGILALRSVTRAASDLGIEIVTVYGFSTENWRRDSQEIAFLFDLCVYFAKSELAELQRNNVRVRIIGDWQALPRLSRDALNDLQTQTAANTGLILNLAVNYSSRSELERAVRAIAHDVANGTLDAARIDDELISSYLYTAGVPDPDLLIRPGGERRLSNFLLYQAAYTELVMSEVYWPDFSGEHLVQAVREFTLRQRRFGE
- the frr gene encoding ribosome recycling factor; this encodes MADFFKDLESKMAKCLDATRSEFASIRTGRASPALLDRLHVEAYGSAVPLKQVATVSVPDSRTLVITAFDKNVTGEIRKAIEKSDLGITPNVDGSTIRLSIPPLNEERRKDLVKVVKKKAEDGKVAVRNVRHKAHDDLKTQLKNHDITEDDNKRMQEQLQKLTDRFVKEIDSLVVTKEKDIMEV
- the pyrH gene encoding UMP kinase, translating into MDSTDSRPKYKRVLLKISGEAFAGTDTGVDVNTTRAMADEIAGVSRAGISVAVVVGGGNIWRGKIHEEAGMDRATADYMGMLATVINALALQDALERMGVPSRVQTAIAMHQIAEPYIRRRAMRHLEKGRVVIFAAGTGNPYFTTDTTAALRAVEIGADAILKATKVDGIYSADPKKDPAATRFARLDYMEVLQRGLDVMDSTAMALCMDNNLPIVVFDMAVPGNIRRVIFGEPIGTVVERESNLSVAGH
- a CDS encoding translation elongation factor Ts, whose protein sequence is MSYRPTTDDIKKLRAETGAPIGDCRKALIDANGDFAKAKALLLERGAAQAEKKAERAANEGLVTSYIHAGGKIGVLVEVNSETDFVARNPKFAELSRDIAMHIAAMSPQYLDRGSVPEDVVARVREEFRAAVPAGKPPEVAEKIVEGKLNKWFEEHVLLDQPFVKDDSLSVNDLINAAVGSLGEKIKVRRFTKYALGEN
- the rpsB gene encoding 30S ribosomal protein S2; this encodes MSVVTMRELLEAGVHFGHQTRRWNPKMKPFIFQERNGIYIIDLALTVQKLRETYEAVKQMAREKKVILFVGTKKQAQDVVREEAERAGTFFINQRWLGGTLTNFSTIQKRIARLRELEGMKMQGDFDRLPKKEVAQLQDEMAKLERFLGGIKDMHRLPDAVFIVDPKKERIAVLEARKLKIPIIAVIDTNCDPDEIDYPIPGNDDAIRAVKLMVSKIADAIIEGKTESESAYDAESAYAQPYAESYTAQEDEAPLTMAEVEAAL